In Neomicrococcus aestuarii, the genomic window CTGGAAGCACGACGCCCAAAGGCAGGCCCGCTTGGAAGGTCACGGCCTGATTCCCGAGGGCTGGGCGCATCCGTAAACGGGCCCCACTGACAAGACTGGGAATGGTTTTGTCCCAGCGGGCGAGCTCGTCCTGATTGCGGACGGTGATCGTGACGATCAATCCGAACCGGGTCAGGCCCGCCCCGAGGGCTTCTTCTTGAGCCGATTTTTGGGCGGCCGCCCGACGGATCTGCGCGCGCTGTGAGACCCGTGTCTGAGAACCAGCAAACGTGGAGTCGCGTTGTTCGCGATCCACCACGGCCGTGGCTCGATCAACCGGGATCGGACGGTACAAGAGCGTGACGCGCTTTCGTAGCGCCTCCGTGGACGGCTCCATGAGACGGCGCAGACAGTTCGAGGTGAACATACCCCTTGGGCCCTCGTACATCGTCCAGGACCGTGACACCGCCCGGTCATGACGGTAGAGGTCGAACTCGTCGACCGAGAACGACGGGCCGGCTTCTTCCCACACAAGCCCAGTTCCGCCGCTCTCCTGCAACTCTTCAACCGTTGCAGCGGTGGTTGGATCGTACGCGACACGGGTGCTGTCGGTGATCTGCTGCGCGGTACACAACATCACTCCGCCAGCCCCAGTGCCACCCAGGCCGGCAAGAATGCCGGGGAGTTTGTTGCCAATTTCTTCGGCCATCTCCACTGTTCCCCGGTCGCCGGCCTTTCCATCAAGCCGGCGGCCATCAAAAGTGATCGTGATTCGACCCGTGAGCTCCGGTGCCCCGGTGCGGTAGTTGTCGCGGATCTCGTTAACGACTTCTTTGGAAAACGCCGGTGCGTCGTCTCGCCCGTGGCTATCCAAGAGGCGCTCTAAGCGCAGTCCGCTATCAGGTGCGCTCTCAATCGTCACCGAAGCACCACGGATGGAATCATCCATGCTGCACTCAGAGAGCCAGGCAGCCCACTTCGCAACCCGGTTCTCCACCTCGTCATGATCAACGAGGGATTCACCGTCAGGGTGAGACTCGATCACCACGCTGTAGTGATGCACTCCCCTACCGCTGACACGGATCAGCCCGAAGGGTCGACCGTAAGAATCCTGTTGCTCTGTTAGTTCGGAGCGGGCCATCAATCCAGGCAACCGGAACGCACCATCAGGGGTTCCCGCACCGGTAGGGCCGGCAATATAGAGGTGTTGCTTCTTCTTTTCTTTCATGAACTGGCCCAGACGCAACTGCAACCTCCCATATAGATTTCGGCCTTGACGGCCAGGAATCAAACCAACAGCCGCGACCGATCCCCCGATCAGGAACAACAATCCAGCGGCAAGCAATTTCTGCTGCGCGATCAGAACGATCATGAACAAAATCAAAACCAACGCGATGATCGTTGGACCAGCTTTCAGACCCAGAAGGCCCGAATGCCGCAACACCGTCAAGTTTCCATAAGTGTTCGGCGCGATTTTCGTTTCCATCTGGCTCACTTCGAGCCCTCCTCATTCGGATCAATCATGCGTTCAGCCTGAGCGGCACCTTTCGCCACACCAGAAGCCGGATTAATGCCCTGCAAAGACTGACGAATCGCCGCGGCCTTACCCACGCCACTAGCCACCGAAGCCGACCTAGAAGCCGAAGACGACGCCCCAAATCCACTGGACCGTGCACCAGAAGCCGCGGCCCCGGATCCACGAGCCGAGCTCACTCCGGAGGCCGCAGTAGCACCACGACCTGTAGAACCAGACGATGAACGCCCACCAGAACTATCCGATGACGCGCCTCCCGCCGCAGCACCCGAAGAACCAGAATCCGAAGAACCTGCACCAGGCGAGGAAACTGCCGCGCCGCCAGGAACAGAACCCCCGGAACCAGCTGAGACACCACTGCTCGATCCACTAGGCGTCGAGCCGCCAGAAGCAGCCCCGACCGGTGCCCCAGCGGCCGAAGAGTCAGCGGTACCACCCGACATGGAAGCGCCAGAAGACGTACTTCCCGAAGCAGAAGAGGAGGCCCCTTCTGCCGCAGGACTACCCGCGCCAGATTGGGAGCCGCCCCCACTGCCACTGGAACCGGATGGGCCAGGTCCGCCACCAGTACCGCCGGTCGAGCTAGCGCCGCCGGCAGTACTTCCACCGCCGGCCGCTCCACCCGCCGCTGCGGCAGCGCTACCTGCCGCAGCGGCGCCACGGGCCGCACTACCGGCAGCCACAGCGCCACCAGCCATGGCAGGAGCCAAAACCGCAGCACCAGCGGCCACGCTCACACCAGCGCCAATCCCAGCGCCAATCGCGGCCCCGCCGCTAAACGCGCCAGCGCCCACACCAGCTGCAGGGACAATGAACTTCACCAACGCCGGCAAAGCAAGGCCAGCCAAGGTAATAATCAATAAGCCCATCAACGACGTGAACATCGAGGCCATGCCCTCATCGGCACTCGCGCTATCAACGCCCTCACCAATAAGACGGAAACCCAAAGCGTAAATACCCGCAGCAACGGGCTTATAAAGAACAAGCGCAATAAGCCAGCCATTGGCTTTTCGCCAAGCTTGCTTCCCCGATTCGGTTGTTGAAGCTGCTGCAACAACCGGTAGGAATGCCATCAAAACAAGGAACATTAGATTCCTGAATAACAGGAAAAAAATGTTAACCAGAGCCGCAATGAACATCAGCAAATAAATAATGAACATCGCTCCAAGATTTGTAGCTATGGTGGCACCCCCCGCAAGGAGCTTCCCGAAATCGGGATCACCCTGACCGGACCGCTCAAGAAGCCACAAAGCCGTTGCATCCCCGGCCTCCAAAAGCAGCGGGATAGCCACCATGTATGCACCTGTAGCCAAAAGCATGTTCAACACCTGGGTGCCCATACTGATTGCACTAGAGCGAACATCCTGACTCACAACGAGCCGGATCATTCCAATAAGGAAACCGATCACGCCGAAAATAAAGACAAAATACTGCAGATCTCCACGGAGCAAGGCCAGAGCATCGGAACCAACATCAGGACCCGGAGTGTTAATCCACATCTGCTGAATCAGCTTCATCTGATTCAACGCACCGGTATACAAGCCCTCAATAAACGGGGCCATCGCATTCTCACCAAGATCACCAAGAAGATTGCTGACCCCCTCACCAATAGCGCAACCAAAATCTCCAACATCGCAGCCTTGTTTATTTGCCATAACTAGCGCCACCGAGTGAAAACAGTAGGGTCGAGCGTCTTTGTTGTAGATGGAATCCCAGCTTCGAGATCCAGTCGCCAGTCACCTACGGAGGTGTCCCACAAAAGATTCACCCGAATCGTTCCTTCGATGCCTCGCTGCGTTCCGTAATACTCCACAACGGCAGCCGCATCTGTGGCCATGATGATTCGATAACCTTCAATAGTTGCGTATTCAGAGGGCGCGGTCGTATTCGCCTGTTCTGCAAAGTAGCTCTCGCGAGCTGGGGAATCTGCGGCCGATTCTTTAACGTGCCCAGCCGAGAAGCTGAATGCGAGTCCTATTCCAGCCATCAACGCACCGCTTGGCGTTTGTGAGTAGCAGTGCCAGAAATTTCCATCATGTATCGCTGGGCCGAACTCTTCAGACGTTGGCAGGATCATCCCGCCCGGATGCCGCAACCACTTAGTTGCCGGTGCCTTCACCGGGAAAGCCTTATCCATACTCAGTGAAGGACAGCCTCCGGCAAGAACATCTGGCGGCGATGTTTGACCAGCCTGTGGAGCCGGGCTCAAAGAAGAAGCGCCGTCACTCTTTTCTTGCGACGGAGAAGTAAGGAACAGAACCGCGACCACCGCCACAACAATGAGAGCAAGAACGCCGCCAGCGAGCTTCCAGCTGGAACCAAGTGGATCTTTCTCTTCGGCCATAGCGACCCCCCTTTTGAAAGAATTCTCTAGATAAAGACCTGAATGATCGTGCCCGCAGCAGCTACGAGGACGCACGCAATAATGGCAATAGCCAGACCCTTCACGCCCTGGATCTCACGACCCTGAAACGACGAAATAGCCAAATAGCCGGCCGACGCCAAGAAGCCAATAACGCTGATGACAATGGCTGCCCAGGACACCCAGTTCACGAGCAAGCTGACAGGCTCCATCCCCGGAGGCTGCACAGGAGTTGGGTCAGGGATGACGGCTGGTACGGCCATCAGAGTGTTGAGAGTTTCGAGAATCATGGTTTCCTCCGTGGTTATGCGTTCTGGAATGCGCGGACAATTCGCTTAATACGAAGCGGAAGCCGCTGAGGATCTGGCGGACCATACCGCCAGCTCTCCACCCACGGCACATGGGCGCCGAGGGGAGTCTTTTTCAGGAGCCGCTTAACGGCTCTTTGCTGTGAATCAATTAGCCGTGGAGCGTCGTCGACGAGAATCAGGCCTAACAGGCGTGAACCCTTAAGGGAGCCGGATCCCCAGTGCTGGGTGAAACTCTCAGCTGCTTCGAGCCCGGCATAGTGAGTTCGAGAAACCGCGATTGCGGCCATCTCAGAACCGTCCTCTTTGAGTGGCCATCCTTGTCCAGCATCAAAAGCGTTTCCATCGAAAAGTTGCGCAACTGTGCTTGTTCCGGCTCCCCCATGCAATCCGAAAACCGCCAGACGCACATCGTGAGGGACCGACGAGGTCGGCCACTCACCCGATGAGGGAGCTAAAGCGTTCACGAGATCAGGCGATTCTGGGCCACGCTCAAGCACATAAACACACGAAAACTCATCAATAATTGGTGAAACGTCGCTAACGTCGCTAACTCCACTAACGTGGCTAACGCCGTTAAATTCTTTGGGTGCGCTGTGCACAAATGGATTTGGGCGACTGCTCATATGGATCCCCTTCCTTATGAGCTATTTATAAACCGTTGAAACCAGCGTAACCGCCTAAACCGTTAAAAGCTACTAAACCAGTGAAACGGGTTGACGTGGTTATGGCTGTTATACATACTAGGAGTGTGGAAGTGAACGATCCGAAGTCTGTTGATGCTTTGCTTAGCGAAGCTCCGGATCTCATTACCCCAGAGGAGTTGGCGGCTTTGATGCGAGTCAATCCGTCCACCGTTACGCGGTGGGTG contains:
- a CDS encoding SCO6880 family protein, with the protein product METKIAPNTYGNLTVLRHSGLLGLKAGPTIIALVLILFMIVLIAQQKLLAAGLLFLIGGSVAAVGLIPGRQGRNLYGRLQLRLGQFMKEKKKQHLYIAGPTGAGTPDGAFRLPGLMARSELTEQQDSYGRPFGLIRVSGRGVHHYSVVIESHPDGESLVDHDEVENRVAKWAAWLSECSMDDSIRGASVTIESAPDSGLRLERLLDSHGRDDAPAFSKEVVNEIRDNYRTGAPELTGRITITFDGRRLDGKAGDRGTVEMAEEIGNKLPGILAGLGGTGAGGVMLCTAQQITDSTRVAYDPTTAATVEELQESGGTGLVWEEAGPSFSVDEFDLYRHDRAVSRSWTMYEGPRGMFTSNCLRRLMEPSTEALRKRVTLLYRPIPVDRATAVVDREQRDSTFAGSQTRVSQRAQIRRAAAQKSAQEEALGAGLTRFGLIVTITVRNQDELARWDKTIPSLVSGARLRMRPALGNQAVTFQAGLPLGVVLPDHMVVRTGLQGFF
- a CDS encoding DUF6668 family protein; the protein is MSSRPNPFVHSAPKEFNGVSHVSGVSDVSDVSPIIDEFSCVYVLERGPESPDLVNALAPSSGEWPTSSVPHDVRLAVFGLHGGAGTSTVAQLFDGNAFDAGQGWPLKEDGSEMAAIAVSRTHYAGLEAAESFTQHWGSGSLKGSRLLGLILVDDAPRLIDSQQRAVKRLLKKTPLGAHVPWVESWRYGPPDPQRLPLRIKRIVRAFQNA